Below is a genomic region from Fusobacterium canifelinum.
TCTAACAAATATAGAGTTTAAAAAGGTTGAACTAGAAGCAATACAAAAATATATAGCATAATAAAAATTAAATATCAGCTGATAGAAAGAAAATGGAGTTTAACGACTCCATTTTTTGTTGAATAAAAATAATTGATTTAAAGTGAAAAATACATTACAATTAAAAAAGGATTCTAAAATAAGAAAGTTATGTACCATATGATTTAAGAAAATATTAAAATAAAAGGAATATTTAAAATGAAAAAATAAGAAAGAGAAATGATATTAAATTTAACTTACCTAGAACTAGCAGAAAAATTTAAAAATGAGCCACAAAAAGTGATAAAATTTTTACAAGATGAACAAAAAAAAGATATTGGCAATGATACAAAATATATAATTAAATAGACATGATTTTACAGATAAAGATGTGGAGGAACAAGATTAATGAAGTATGAAGAACAAGAAAGAAAAATTTATGCAAAATATGATAATAAAACAATAAGAGTTTATCAAGCATATAACAACAAAATTGCTGATGAAGCAATAAAATTAGGAACATTTGGAGAACATTTTAGCTTAACAAGAATGACTTGGATAAAACCTTCATTCCTATGGATGATGTATAGATGTGGTTGGGCAGAAAAAGAAAACCAAGAGAGAGTTTTAGCTATTGATATTAAAAGAGAAGCCTTTGATGAAATAGTTAAAAATTCTGTAATATCATCATATAAACCTAATTTAGGTATAACAGAAGATGAATGGAAAGAAAAAGTTAAAAACTCCTTAGTTAGATGTCAATGGGATCCAGAAAGAGATATCTATGGAAGACCAATAGGTAGAAGGTCAATACAACTTGGAATAAGAGGAGAGGCTGTTGTAAAATATGTAAATGAATGGATAGTAAAAATAACAGATATAACTGATGAAGTTAAGAGAATTAAACAAAGTATTGATAATGGAACTTTTAAAGAAAGTTTCTTGCCAGAAGAAAAAGAATACATAGTTAAATAATTTAATAAAGCTATATAGATTAAAAAATATTTATATAGCTTTTTCTAATTTATAAGAATTATTTATTTGTTTATATGAAATTCTTAACTGTTTACATTTAAAAAAAAATAGTATATAATTAAAAAACATATGTAATTTTATTTAAAAAAATAAATTTTTAAGAACTTTATGATATAATAAGCTGATATAGAATGAAAATTATGTGGAGGGTAAAAAATGAAAATAGCCTTAGATGCTATGAGTGGAGATTTTGCTCCAATATCAACTGTAAAAGGTGCTATTGAAGCTTTACAAGAAATCGAGGGACTAGAAATAATTTTAGTTGGAAAGGAAGGTATCATAAAGGAAGAATTAAAAAAATATAAGTATGATACAAATAGAATTGAAATTAAAAATGCTGATGAAATTATAGAAATGACAGATGACCCTGTAAAAGCAGTGAGAGAGAAAAAAGATTCATCTATGAATGTCTGCATAGATTTAGTAAAAGAAAAACTAGCTCAGGCTTCAGTTTCTTGTGGAAACACAGGTGCTCTTTTAGCAAGTAGTCAGTTAAAATTAAAAAGAATAAAAGGAGTTTTAAGACCAGCAATAGCAGTTTTATTTCCTAACAAAAAGGATAGTGGAACTTTATTTTTGGACTTAGGTGCTAACTCAGATTCTAAACCAGAATTTTTAAATCAATTTGCTACAATGGGTTCAAAATATATGGAAATATTTTCAGGCAAAAAAAATCCAAAAGTAGCTCTTTTAAATATTGGTGAAGAAGAAACTAAAGGTAATGAACTTACAAGGGAAACATATGCCTTATTAAAAGAAAATAAAGATATAGATTTTTATGGAAATATAGAAAGTACAAAAATTATGGATGGAGATGTTGATGTGGTTGTAACTGATGGTTACACAGGAAATATATTACTTAAAACATCAGAAGGTATAGGGAAATTTATATTTCATATAGTTAAAGAATCTATAATGGAAAGTTGGATTTCAAAATTAGGAGCTCTTTTAGTTAAGGGAGCTATGAAAAAAGTTAAGAAGAAAACTGAAGCTTCTGAATATGGAGGAGCAATATTTTTGGGTTTAAGTGAACTTTCATTAAAAGCTCATGGAAACTCTGATAGTAGAGCTATAAAAAATGCTTTAAAAGTTGCTAGTAAATTTATTGAATTGAATTTTATTGAAGAACTTAGAAAGACAATGGAGGTAGAATAATGCAAAGCATTGGAATAAAAGGGATTGGATATTATGTACCAGAAAATGTGTTTACAAATTTTGATTTTGAAAAAATTATAGACACAAGTGATGAATGGATAAGAACAAGAACTGGTATAGTAGAAAGAAGATTTGCTTCAAAAGACCAAGCAACTTCTGATTTAGCTCGTGAAGCAGCTTTAAAAGCGATAGAAAATGCTAAAATTAAAAAAGAAGATGTAGATATGATAATACTTGCTACAACTACACCTGATTATATAGCACAAGGAGCAGCTTGTATAGTACAAAATAAATTAGGATTAACAAAAATACCTTGTTTTGACTTAAATGCAGCTTGTACAGGTTTTATATATGGTTTAGAAGTTGCATATTCATTAGTAAAGTCAGGATTATATAAAAATGTACTTGTAATAGGAGCTGAAACTTTATCAAGAATAATAGATATGCAAAATAGAAATACTTGTGTACTATTTGGAGATGGAGGAGCAGCAGCTATTGTAGGACAAGTTGAAGAAGGATATGGTTTCTTAGGACTTTCAATAGGAGCAGAAGGTGAAGATGATATGATACTTAAAGTTCCTGCTGGAGGAAGTAAAAAACCTAATAATGAAGAAACAATAAAAAATAGAGAAAATTTCGTTATAATGAAAGGCCAAGATGTATTTAAGTTTGCAGTTAGCACTTTACCAAAGGTAACATTAGATGCATTAGAAAAAGCTAAACTAGAAGTTAATGATTTAGCTATGGTATTCCCACATCAAGCAAATTTAAGAATCATAGAATCAGCAGCAAAAAGAATGAAGTTTCCATTAGAAAAATTCTATATGAATTTAAGTAGATATGGAAACACTTCATCTGCTTCAGTTGGAATAGCATTAGGAGAAGCATTAGAAAAAGGACTCGTTAAAAAAGGAGATAACATTGCTTTAACTGGTTTTGGTGGAGGATTAACTTACGGCTCAGCTATTATAAAATGGGCTTATTAGTTTATATAAAGAAAAAAATAAAAAAGGAATAAGGGGAGGTAAAAATGGGAAAAATTGCTTTTGTTTATCCAGGGCAAGGTACACAATACATTGGAATGGGTAAAGAATTATATGAAAATAATAGTAAAGCAAAAGAATTATTTGATAAAATTTTTAGTTCTTTGGATATTAACTTAAAAGAAGTTATGTTTGAAGGACCAGAAGATTTATTGAAAAGAACAGATTATACCCAACCTGCAATAGTTAGTTTAAGTTTAGTTTTGACTGAACTTTTAAAAGAAAAAGGAATAGAAGCTGATTATGTTGCAGGACATTCTGTTGGAGAATTTGCAGCTTTTGGTGGAGCAAATTATCTTTCAATAGAAGATGCAGTAAAACTTGTTGCAGCAAGAGGAAGAATAATGAGAGAAGTTGCTGAAAAAGTAAATGGAAGTATGGCAGCTGTTCTTGGTATGGATGCAGAAAAAATAAAAGAAGTTTTAAAATCAGTTGATGGAGTGGTTGAAGCAGTAAACTTTAATGAACCTAGTCAAACAGTTATTGCTGGTGAAAAAGAAGCAGTAGAAAAGGCATGTGTAGTTTTAAAAGAAGCAGGAGCTAAAAGAGCAATGCCACTTGCAGTATCTGGACCTTTCCATTCATCACTTATGAAAGAAGCTGGAGAACAATTAAAAGAAGAAGCAAAAAATTATACTTTTAATGTAGGAAAAACAAAAATAGTAGCAAATACAACTGCTGAACTTCTAGAAAGTGATTCAGAAGTAAAAGATGAAATTTATAGACAAAGTTTTGGACCTGTAAAATGGGTGGATACTATTAATAAATTAAAAGCATTAGGTGTTACAAAAATTTATGAAATAGGACCTGGAAAAGTTTTATCTGGGCTTATCAAGAAAATTGATAAGGAAATAGAAGTTGAAAATATTGAGTTAATATAGTCATAAAAAAAAGTTGGATAATATACTAAAATAGTGTATAATAAATATAGTTTAATAATTTTAAGGAGGAGAATATGTTAGATAAAGTAAAAGAAATTATAGTTGAACAATTAGGAGTGGATGCTGATCAAATAAAACCTGAATCAAATTTCGTAGATGATTTAGGAGCAGATTCTTTAGATACTGTTGAATTAATAATGTCTTTTGAAGAAGAATTTGGAGTAGAAATTCCAGATACTGAAGCAGAAAAAATTAAAACTGTACAAGATGTTATAAACTACATAGAAGCAAATAAGAAATAATTATGTTCCATTAGGAATAAAAATTACGGGGTATATTTATTTATATCCCGTTTTCTTTACATAAATAAAAAATAGGGTAGAGGTGAATAATGAAAAGAGTTGTTGTAACAGGATTAGGACTTATTTCTTCATTAGGAATAGGTTTAGAAGAAAGTTGGAAAAAACTTATAGATGGTGAAACAGGAATAGACTTAATAACTTCTTATGATACAACAGACCAACCAGTTAAAATAGCTGGAGAAGTTAAAGGTTTTGAACCAACTGATTATGGAATAGAAAAAAAAGAAGTTAAAAAATTAGCAAGAAATACTCAATTTGCATTAGTTGCTACAAAAATGGCTTTAGAAGATGCTAATTTTAAAATAGATGAAACTAATGCAGATGATGTAGGAGTTCTTGTGTCAGCTGGTGTTGGTGGAATTGAAATAATGGAAGAACAATATAAAAATATGTTGGAAAAGGGACCTAAAAGAATATCTCCTTTCACAATTCCTGCAATGATAGAAAATATGGCAGCTGGAAACATAGCTATATACTATGGAGCAAAAGGACCTAATAAATCAATAGTTACTGCATGTGCATCAGGAACTCATTCAATAGGAGATGGTTTTGATTTAATTCGTCATGGTAGAGCAAAAGCTATGATAGTTGGAGGAACAGAAGCAAGTGTAACTCAATTCTGTATCAATTCATTTGCTAATATGAAAGCTCTTTCAACTAGAAATGAAACTCCTAAAACAGCTTCAAGACCATTTTCAAAAGATAGAGATGGTTTTGTAATGGGAGAAGGAGCAGGAATCTTAATTTTAGAAGAGTTAGAAAGTGCATTAGCAAGAGGAGCAAAAATATATGCTGAAATGGTAGGATATGGAGAAACTTGTGATGCAAACCATATCACTGCTCCAATAGAAACAGGAGAAGGAGCAACAAAAGCTATGAGAGCCGCATTAAAAGATGCAAATATTCCTCTTGAAGATGTAACATATATAAATGCTCATGGAACTTCAACTCCTACAAATGATGTTGTAGAAACAAGAGCTATAAAAGCATTATTTGGAGATAAAGCAAAAGACTTATATATTTCTTCTACAAAAGGAGCAACTGGACATGGACTAGGAGCTGCTGGTGGAATTGAAGGAGTAATTATTGCAAAAGCAATAGCAGAAGGAATTATACCTCCTACAATCAATTTACATGAAACAGAAGAAGAATGTGATTTAAATTATGTACCTAACAAAGCTATAAAAACTAATGTAAAAGTAGCAATGTCTAACTCATTAGGTTTTGGAGGACATAACTCAGTTATTGTTATGAAAAAATTTGAAAAATAAAGAAGAGGAAGAGAGATGAAGAATCTATTAGATTTAGAACACAAACTAAACTACTACTTCAATGATAGAAATTTATTGAAAAATGCTCTTCTTCATAAATCACTTGGTAACGAAAGAAAAGAATATAAAAATCAAAACAATGAAAGACTAGAACTGCTGGGAGATGCAGTTCTAGATCTTATTGTAGCTGAATATTTATATAAGAATTATAAAAATGCTTCAGAAGGAACAATAGCAAAATTAAAAGCTATGGTAGTTAGTGAGCCCATACTTGCAAAAATTTCTCGTCAAATAGGAGTTGGAAAATTCCTTATGCTAAGTAGAGGAGAAGTGATGTCAGGTGGAAGGAATAGAGAATCTATTTTAGCTGATTCATTTGAAGCTATATTAGGTGCAGTCTATATAGACTCTAATTTAGATGAAGCAAGAGTTTTTGCACTAAGTCATATAAAACAATATATAGACCATATAGAAGAAAATGAAGATATTTTAGACTTTAAAAGTATTTTACAAGAATATGTACAAAAAGAATTTAGAACAGTTCCAACTTATGAACTGGTAGCAGAAAGAGGACCTGACCATATGAAAGAATTTGAAATTCAAGTAATTGTTGGTAATTATAGAGAAAAAGCAGTTGCAAGAAATAAAAAGAAAGCAGAACAATTATCTGCAAAGGCATTATGTATAAAGTTGGGAGTAAAATACCATGAAGCATTATAATATTCCAGTCTTTATAAGTCATTTTGGTTGTCCTAATGCTTGTGTATTTTGTAACCAAAAGAAGATTAATGGAAGAGAAACAGATGTTAGTTTAGATGATTTAAAAAATATTATAGATAGCTATTTAAAAACTCTTCCAAAAAATTCCATTAAGCAGGTGGCATTTTTTGGTGGAACTTTTACAGGTATATCTATGAACTTACAAAAAGAATATTTGGAAGTTGTAAAAGAGTATATAGATAATAATGATGTTGAAGGAGTTAGAATATCAACAAGACCAGAGTGTATAGATGATGAAATTTTAACTCAATTAAAAAAATATGGTGTTAAAACTATTGAATTGGGAATACAATCCTTAGATGATAAGGTTTTAAGAGCCACTGGTAGAAATTATACTTATGATATAGTTAAGAAATCTTGTGATTTAATAAAAAGTTATGGTTTTGAGTTAGGTGTTCAGCTTATGATAGGCTTACCTAAATCAGATTTTAAAAGTGACTTACAATCTGCTATAAAAAGTTTAGACTTAAATCCTGATATAACAAGAATATATCCAACTCTTGTAATAAAAGGAACAGAACTTGAATTTATGTATAAGAGAAATCTATATCAATCTTTAAGTATAGAAGAAGCTGTGGATAGAACAGTTCCTATTTATTCTTTATTGGAGCTTAAAAATATAAATGTAATTAGAGTGGGGCTTCAACCTGCTGAGGACTTAACAGCTGATGGAGTAATAATATCAGGACCATTTCATCCAGCATTTAGAGATTTAGTAGAAAATAAAATATATTTTAATTTTTTATCTAAGATTTATAAAAAAGAGAAAAAACTAGATATAGAAGTAAATGAGAGAAATGTATCAAAAATTGTGGGACAGAAAGCTATAAATAAAAAAACTTTCTATCCCAATTTTAAAATATTGATAAATAATAATTTAAGTTTAGATGAGTTAATGATAAATTCTAAGAAATATACTAGAAAAGAGATATTAGAGGGAGAATTTAATGAAAAAATATCTGATTTTATCTAAAAGTACATATGAAACAAAACTTGCTTTACTTGAAGATAATAAATTAGATGAAATATATATAGAGAGATATAATCAAAAAGAAATTACAGGAAATATCTACAAAGGAAAAGTTGTTGATATTTTAAACAATGGTGAGATTATTTTTGTAGATATTGGTTTAGAAAAAAATACCTTGTTATCATTTGAAAATAAGAAAAATATCCCTAAATTTAATGTAGATGATAAATTAATTGTTCAGACTGAAACTGAGTCAAGAAATGAAAAAGGGGCAAAACTAACTCTTGATTATTCAATAAATGGAGAAAATTTAGTTCTATTGCCAAAGTCAAAAAATCTTTCTATATCTAAGAAAATAAAAGATATTGAAGAAGTTAATAGATTAAAAAATATATTTTTAAATATAGATAATGGCTTAATACTTAGAACTAATTCTGAGGGAAAATCAGAAGAAAGTTTATTAGAAGAATATAAAGAATTAAAGAATATTGAAAATCAAATAAATAGAGATTTTGAAAAGATAAATATAGGTTTACTTTATGATGTAAACAGTATCTTAAAAAAAGGTGTAACTTTATTTGATGATACAATAGAAGAGTTTATTATTGATGATAAAAATATTTTCGAAGAAATAAAAGTTTTATTAGAAGAAGCAGGAAAAAAAGATTTAATAAAAAAGTTAAGAAAATATTTTAAAGATGAAGAAATTTTTGAATATTATAATATAAATTCACAGATAGAAAGAGCCTTGGATAGAAAGGTTTATTTAGATAGTGGAGCATATATTATAATTGAAAAAACAGAGGCTTTAATTAGTATAGATGTAAATACAGGACAAAATACTGGAAATAAAACTTCACAAGAACTTATTTTTCAAACAAACTTAGAGGCTACAAAAGAAATAGCAAGACAAATAAAATTAAGAAATTTAGCTGGAATAATTATTGTAGATTTTATAGATATGAAAAAAATCTCTGATAGAAAAAGGGTTTTGGAAGAATTTAAGAGATATTTAAGTGAAGACAGAGTTGAAATAAATTCTATTGAATATACAAATCTAGGTTTAATACAGTTTACAAGAAAAAGGCTAGGAAAAGAATTGGCATTATATTATAGAGAAAAGTGCCAATATTGTGAGGGAACAGGATATTTTTTGTCAAAAGATAGAATAGTTTTAAATCTTTTAGAAGATTTAAACAGTCAAATAAAAAGCCAAGATATAAAAAAAATTTTAATTAGAACAAAGAAAGACATAATAAAAGAGCTTAATAAATATATAGACAATAATAAAATTGAGTATGTAGAGGATAATAATTTTTATAAAATAGGTTATAAGATGGAATTATACAGTTAAAATAATTTTTAGAAGGAAGGGAAAATGATAAAAAAGATAGTATTTTTTCTAGTTTTTAGTGTTGTTTCATTAGCACAACAAATTGAACTAAAAAGTATTGAAAAAACAATAAGTGTTGATGGACAAAATTACACTACTACATTATCACAAAACTATGATGAAAAAGATAAAAAATTAGAAATTTTATATATTGAAAAAGGTGATTATCCATTTGGTACTAAAGAAATTATCCAGTTTGATGCAGAAGGTAACAAGGAACTAAGTAAAGAGAAATTTAAATATAATATTTCAACAGGAAATTGGAATAAGGATTATAAGTCTGTTACAACTTATGAAAAAAATAAAAAAATAGAAGAGACTTATATGGCTGAAGAAAATAAGTGGACTGAATATATGAAGTATGAAAAGGAAAATACAAATGATTCAGAAACTTATATTATTTATAATTTTAAAAATAAAAAGTGGAATCCTTCTACTAAAACATATACTTTATTAAATAAAAATAAAAATAAAAAAGATAATATTATTGAACTTTATACTTGGAATAAAAATAAACAAAAATGGGAATTAGAATCTAAATCTATTTATACTTATAATCAAGAAGGGGAATTAGAAGAAACAGTTATTTATAAAAAAGAGGATAACTGGGTAGCAAAACAAAAATTAAAATATTATACTGATAATAAAGGAAATCAAATTTATTCTAATTTATTTTTAGAAAATGGAGAATGGATAGAACAAGATAAAACTGTCACAGAGTTTGATAAAGTGAATAATAAAAAGGTTGCGATTACCCAACAACTAAATAAAGAAACAAAACAATTAGAAAATACTCGTCGTTTTATTCAAACATATAAAAATGATATGGTAGAACAAGAAGTTCAATATTCTTGGGATAAAGATGAGAAAAAATGGTATAAAAATTATGAGCAAATTTATTTCTATAATGAAAATAAGAAGTTAATTCGTCAACAAGCTTTTTTTAATGATGGTTCAGGAGTGCAGTTTACATATAAGTTTGATAAAAATGGAAATAATATTGAGATTTTAACAGAGAATTTAAATACTAAAACAAAATTATGGAAAAATTATGAGAAAACTGAATATTTGTATGATTTATCAATTGAAAAAGATGAGGTAATTGATAGAGGACATATAATTGATGAGAAGGAAGATAGTGTCAATCTAATTTTAGAAAAGAAATACTATCTTTATGATGGCAAAAAATGGATACTTACAAAAAAAACTAAATACTTATATGATAAAAAATAAATTTTTATTTTAAATGGAATTGTATAACTAAACTAACTCATTAGAAGGAGGGCAAAATGATAAAAAAAATAATATTTTTTCTATTTTTTAGTATTATATCATTAGCACAAGAAGTTGAGTTAAAAAGTATTGAAAAAGTTATAACTAATGATGAAGAAAAATCAACTATTTCTATATCACAAAATTATGATAAAAAAACTAAAAAACTTGAAGTATTATATATTGAAAAAGGGCTCAATCCTTATACTTCTAAAACATTTATTCAATATGATAAAGATGGAAAAAAAGAATTAAGCAATGAAGAGTATAGATATAATCCATCAACCCAAAAATGGGAAAAGGATAATAAGACAGTTACAACTTATAAAAATAATAAAGAAATAGTGAGAACTTATGATGCAAAAGAAAATAAGTGGAATGAATATATGAAATATGAAAATGAAAATACTAGAAATTCTCATACTTCTATCGCTTATAGTTTTCAAAATAAAAAATGGCTTCCTCTTACTAAAACATATATTTTATTAAATAAAAATAAAGAAAACACCCTTATAGAAGATTATACTTGGAATAAAAATAATAAGAAGTGGGAGTTAGAAGCTAAGTCAGTATATACTTATAATCAAGATGGAAAGCTAAAAGAAATTGTTGGCTATAAAAAAGAAAATAATTGGATAGCAAATCAGAAATTAAAATATTATATTGATGAAAACGGAAATAAAGTTTATTCTAATTTTCTTTTTGAAGATGGAAAATGGATAGAACAAGACAGAACTGTTTTAGAGGAAGATAAATTAAATAATAAGAAAATTACTATTACACAAAAGCTAAATCAAGAAACAAAAAAGCTAGAAAATTATTATCATTCAATTGAAACTTATAAAAATGATATGATAGAACAGGAGTTAGTATATTTCTGGGATAAAGATAAAAAAGATTGGAAAAAAAGTAATGAGCAAAATTATTTCTATAATGAAGATAAAAAATTAATTTGTAAACAAGATTTTCTTGGTGATGACAAAGGAGTACAGTTTAGATATAATTTTGATAAAAATGGAAATAATATAGAAATTTTAATTGAAAAATTTAACTTTCAATCAAAAACTTGGGAAGCAACTGAAAAAATAGAATATCTATACGATTTATCAATTACAAAGGATAAGATACTTAATAAAAGAAATATGGATGATGAAGAAGTAAATAGTGTAAATCCGATTTTAGAGATGAAACATTATATTTACAAAAATGGAAATTGGATAGTCACAGAGCAATCTAAATATTCATATAGTAAAAAATAAATTTTTAATGGAGAGTAAGAATGAAAATAGGTGTATATGCTGGGAGTTTTGACCCAATTACAAAGGGTCATCAAGATATAATAGAAAGAGCATTAAAAATTGTGGATAAATTAATAGTAGTTGTTATGAATAATCCTAAGAAAAATTATTGGTTTAATTTAGATGAAAGAAAAAATCTAATAAGTAAAATCTTTAAGGGAGATAAAAGCATAAAAGTTGATGAGCATGCAGGTCTACTTGTAGATTTTATGGCTAAAAATTCTTGTGGTATTCTTATAAAAGGTTTAAGAGATGTGAAAGATTTTTCTGAAGAAATGACTTATTCTTTTGCAAATAAAAAACTTTCAAATGGAGAAGTAGATACAATTTTCATACCAACATCAGAAAAATACACCTATGTGAGTTCAACTTTTGTTAAGGAATTGGCTTTTTATAATCAAAGTTTAACTGGTTATGTGGATGATAAAGTTATAGATGATATTTTAAATAGAGCTGAGGAATATAGAGGATAATTATGGCTAAGGGAACTGTATATTATTGTTCAGAGTGTGGATATAAAAGTGCAAAATGGGCTGGAAAATGCCCAGAGTGTGGAGCTTGGTCGAGCTTTGAAGAAGTTGAGGAGCTACCAAAAGATGTAAAAAAAGCAACATCTTCAATGTCAGTTGCTAGTAGAAACTCTGATATAAAAGTTTATGAATTTAAAGATGTAGAATATACAAGTGAAGATAGATATAAAACAAAGTATGAAGAATTTGATAGATTACTTGGTGGAGGACTTTTAAAAGGAGAAGTAGTTTTAGTAACAGGAAATCCAGGAATTGGGAAATCTACTTTACTTTTACAAGTTGCCAATTCATATAAAGAATATGGAGATGTTTTATATATCTCTGGTGAAGAGTCTCCTGCACAAATAAAAAATAGAGGAGAAAGATTAAAAATATCTGGAGAAGGCATATATATTATGGTTGAAATGGATATTTTAAATA
It encodes:
- a CDS encoding DUF4291 domain-containing protein, whose product is MKYEEQERKIYAKYDNKTIRVYQAYNNKIADEAIKLGTFGEHFSLTRMTWIKPSFLWMMYRCGWAEKENQERVLAIDIKREAFDEIVKNSVISSYKPNLGITEDEWKEKVKNSLVRCQWDPERDIYGRPIGRRSIQLGIRGEAVVKYVNEWIVKITDITDEVKRIKQSIDNGTFKESFLPEEKEYIVK
- the plsX gene encoding phosphate acyltransferase PlsX, which translates into the protein MKIALDAMSGDFAPISTVKGAIEALQEIEGLEIILVGKEGIIKEELKKYKYDTNRIEIKNADEIIEMTDDPVKAVREKKDSSMNVCIDLVKEKLAQASVSCGNTGALLASSQLKLKRIKGVLRPAIAVLFPNKKDSGTLFLDLGANSDSKPEFLNQFATMGSKYMEIFSGKKNPKVALLNIGEEETKGNELTRETYALLKENKDIDFYGNIESTKIMDGDVDVVVTDGYTGNILLKTSEGIGKFIFHIVKESIMESWISKLGALLVKGAMKKVKKKTEASEYGGAIFLGLSELSLKAHGNSDSRAIKNALKVASKFIELNFIEELRKTMEVE
- a CDS encoding beta-ketoacyl-ACP synthase III; amino-acid sequence: MQSIGIKGIGYYVPENVFTNFDFEKIIDTSDEWIRTRTGIVERRFASKDQATSDLAREAALKAIENAKIKKEDVDMIILATTTPDYIAQGAACIVQNKLGLTKIPCFDLNAACTGFIYGLEVAYSLVKSGLYKNVLVIGAETLSRIIDMQNRNTCVLFGDGGAAAIVGQVEEGYGFLGLSIGAEGEDDMILKVPAGGSKKPNNEETIKNRENFVIMKGQDVFKFAVSTLPKVTLDALEKAKLEVNDLAMVFPHQANLRIIESAAKRMKFPLEKFYMNLSRYGNTSSASVGIALGEALEKGLVKKGDNIALTGFGGGLTYGSAIIKWAY
- the fabD gene encoding ACP S-malonyltransferase translates to MGKIAFVYPGQGTQYIGMGKELYENNSKAKELFDKIFSSLDINLKEVMFEGPEDLLKRTDYTQPAIVSLSLVLTELLKEKGIEADYVAGHSVGEFAAFGGANYLSIEDAVKLVAARGRIMREVAEKVNGSMAAVLGMDAEKIKEVLKSVDGVVEAVNFNEPSQTVIAGEKEAVEKACVVLKEAGAKRAMPLAVSGPFHSSLMKEAGEQLKEEAKNYTFNVGKTKIVANTTAELLESDSEVKDEIYRQSFGPVKWVDTINKLKALGVTKIYEIGPGKVLSGLIKKIDKEIEVENIELI
- the acpP gene encoding acyl carrier protein, which translates into the protein MLDKVKEIIVEQLGVDADQIKPESNFVDDLGADSLDTVELIMSFEEEFGVEIPDTEAEKIKTVQDVINYIEANKK
- the fabF gene encoding beta-ketoacyl-ACP synthase II; translated protein: MKRVVVTGLGLISSLGIGLEESWKKLIDGETGIDLITSYDTTDQPVKIAGEVKGFEPTDYGIEKKEVKKLARNTQFALVATKMALEDANFKIDETNADDVGVLVSAGVGGIEIMEEQYKNMLEKGPKRISPFTIPAMIENMAAGNIAIYYGAKGPNKSIVTACASGTHSIGDGFDLIRHGRAKAMIVGGTEASVTQFCINSFANMKALSTRNETPKTASRPFSKDRDGFVMGEGAGILILEELESALARGAKIYAEMVGYGETCDANHITAPIETGEGATKAMRAALKDANIPLEDVTYINAHGTSTPTNDVVETRAIKALFGDKAKDLYISSTKGATGHGLGAAGGIEGVIIAKAIAEGIIPPTINLHETEEECDLNYVPNKAIKTNVKVAMSNSLGFGGHNSVIVMKKFEK
- the rnc gene encoding ribonuclease III, with amino-acid sequence MKNLLDLEHKLNYYFNDRNLLKNALLHKSLGNERKEYKNQNNERLELLGDAVLDLIVAEYLYKNYKNASEGTIAKLKAMVVSEPILAKISRQIGVGKFLMLSRGEVMSGGRNRESILADSFEAILGAVYIDSNLDEARVFALSHIKQYIDHIEENEDILDFKSILQEYVQKEFRTVPTYELVAERGPDHMKEFEIQVIVGNYREKAVARNKKKAEQLSAKALCIKLGVKYHEAL
- a CDS encoding elongator complex protein 3, which codes for MKHYNIPVFISHFGCPNACVFCNQKKINGRETDVSLDDLKNIIDSYLKTLPKNSIKQVAFFGGTFTGISMNLQKEYLEVVKEYIDNNDVEGVRISTRPECIDDEILTQLKKYGVKTIELGIQSLDDKVLRATGRNYTYDIVKKSCDLIKSYGFELGVQLMIGLPKSDFKSDLQSAIKSLDLNPDITRIYPTLVIKGTELEFMYKRNLYQSLSIEEAVDRTVPIYSLLELKNINVIRVGLQPAEDLTADGVIISGPFHPAFRDLVENKIYFNFLSKIYKKEKKLDIEVNERNVSKIVGQKAINKKTFYPNFKILINNNLSLDELMINSKKYTRKEILEGEFNEKISDFI
- a CDS encoding Rne/Rng family ribonuclease, with protein sequence MKKYLILSKSTYETKLALLEDNKLDEIYIERYNQKEITGNIYKGKVVDILNNGEIIFVDIGLEKNTLLSFENKKNIPKFNVDDKLIVQTETESRNEKGAKLTLDYSINGENLVLLPKSKNLSISKKIKDIEEVNRLKNIFLNIDNGLILRTNSEGKSEESLLEEYKELKNIENQINRDFEKINIGLLYDVNSILKKGVTLFDDTIEEFIIDDKNIFEEIKVLLEEAGKKDLIKKLRKYFKDEEIFEYYNINSQIERALDRKVYLDSGAYIIIEKTEALISIDVNTGQNTGNKTSQELIFQTNLEATKEIARQIKLRNLAGIIIVDFIDMKKISDRKRVLEEFKRYLSEDRVEINSIEYTNLGLIQFTRKRLGKELALYYREKCQYCEGTGYFLSKDRIVLNLLEDLNSQIKSQDIKKILIRTKKDIIKELNKYIDNNKIEYVEDNNFYKIGYKMELYS
- the coaD gene encoding pantetheine-phosphate adenylyltransferase, with the translated sequence MKIGVYAGSFDPITKGHQDIIERALKIVDKLIVVVMNNPKKNYWFNLDERKNLISKIFKGDKSIKVDEHAGLLVDFMAKNSCGILIKGLRDVKDFSEEMTYSFANKKLSNGEVDTIFIPTSEKYTYVSSTFVKELAFYNQSLTGYVDDKVIDDILNRAEEYRG